The following coding sequences are from one Streptomyces sp. NBC_01294 window:
- a CDS encoding SDR family oxidoreductase translates to MALEHHRVVITAAGRDFGRTLALRFASRGAEVHLSARTLEAAERVRQEIIAQGHDADRVHAFACDLTDPASVREFAAAVAARTGHIDVLVNNGARYQHGADLLSASDEDVVDTLASAATGTVLVTKAFLPLLLESAKPDIVTMVSGCGETGHHRSDAHSAFYAAKSAQAGFTEILSRRLRDQGVRVISLYPPDFDNHDPLSDSWDGAPRTAKDPLTAQSVVDCIFFAIGQPRDCFIKSFYFEQV, encoded by the coding sequence ATGGCACTCGAGCACCACCGCGTCGTCATCACCGCCGCCGGCCGCGACTTCGGGCGTACCCTCGCCCTCCGGTTCGCGAGCCGGGGCGCCGAGGTCCACCTGTCCGCCCGCACCCTCGAAGCCGCCGAACGCGTCCGCCAGGAGATCATCGCGCAGGGCCACGACGCCGATCGCGTCCACGCCTTCGCCTGCGACCTCACCGACCCCGCCTCCGTACGGGAGTTCGCCGCCGCGGTGGCGGCCCGCACCGGCCACATCGACGTGCTCGTCAACAACGGTGCCCGCTACCAGCACGGCGCGGACCTGCTGTCCGCCTCCGACGAGGACGTCGTCGACACCCTCGCCTCCGCCGCCACCGGCACCGTCCTGGTCACCAAGGCCTTCCTCCCGCTGCTCCTGGAGTCGGCCAAGCCGGACATCGTCACCATGGTCTCCGGCTGCGGTGAGACCGGCCACCACCGGTCCGACGCGCACAGCGCGTTCTACGCGGCGAAGAGCGCGCAGGCCGGCTTCACCGAGATCCTCTCCCGCCGGCTGCGCGACCAGGGCGTCCGCGTCATCTCCCTGTACCCGCCGGACTTCGACAACCACGACCCGCTGTCGGACTCCTGGGACGGAGCCCCGCGCACGGCGAAGGACCCGCTCACCGCGCAGTCGGTGGTGGACTGCATCTTCTTCGCGATCGGCCAGCCCCGCGACTGCTTCATCAAGTCGTTCTACTTCGAGCAGGTCTGA